One region of Arthrobacter sp. StoSoilB22 genomic DNA includes:
- a CDS encoding alanine--glyoxylate aminotransferase family protein, giving the protein MPEILTSRFLFGPGPSNCYPEAMAALAYPVLGHLDPVFIERLDRTCEGLRTVWGTANARTLPLSATGSGGMEAAFVNTVSDGDVAVIAVNGLFGVRMCEVARRCGATVVRVDHEWGQPVDAERVLAAHPNPKVIAAVHAETSVGVLSDIAALGAGKGDALLITDAVTSIGGLELRADDWGIDVGYAGTQKCLGVPPGLSPFTVSDLALDRRIKDPRSWYLDIGLLGGYVGAASGARTYHHTAPVTMIAGLEAALDRILAEGLDVVQARHRAAGTALQDGLQDMGLELFAAEGSRLPSLTTVKVPDGVNSAAVRAYLLENFSMEIGSGVGEFADTVWRIGMMGPNANPASVTLVLGALKEALAKA; this is encoded by the coding sequence ATGCCCGAGATTCTGACGTCCAGGTTCCTGTTTGGTCCCGGCCCGAGCAATTGCTACCCCGAAGCCATGGCCGCCCTGGCCTACCCCGTGCTGGGCCACCTCGATCCCGTGTTCATCGAGCGGCTGGACCGCACCTGCGAGGGCCTCCGCACCGTCTGGGGTACGGCCAACGCGCGGACGCTTCCGTTGAGCGCCACCGGTTCCGGCGGCATGGAAGCGGCCTTCGTGAACACAGTGTCCGACGGCGACGTGGCAGTGATCGCTGTCAACGGACTTTTTGGGGTGCGGATGTGCGAAGTTGCGCGACGCTGTGGAGCCACAGTGGTCCGGGTTGATCACGAATGGGGCCAGCCCGTGGATGCCGAGCGGGTACTCGCAGCGCACCCTAATCCAAAGGTGATCGCTGCCGTCCATGCCGAGACGTCGGTGGGGGTGCTCTCTGACATCGCCGCATTGGGTGCTGGCAAGGGGGATGCCCTGCTGATCACCGATGCCGTCACCTCCATAGGCGGACTTGAGCTCCGGGCAGACGACTGGGGGATCGACGTCGGATATGCCGGCACCCAGAAGTGTTTGGGTGTGCCGCCGGGCTTGTCTCCCTTTACGGTGTCTGACCTTGCTCTCGACCGTCGCATCAAGGACCCGCGCTCCTGGTACTTGGACATTGGGCTGCTCGGCGGGTACGTCGGCGCGGCCAGCGGCGCACGGACCTACCACCACACCGCTCCGGTCACCATGATCGCCGGGCTCGAAGCCGCGCTGGACCGCATCCTCGCCGAGGGGCTGGATGTTGTTCAGGCCCGGCACCGGGCGGCTGGTACTGCTTTGCAGGATGGGCTGCAGGACATGGGGCTGGAACTGTTCGCCGCCGAGGGTTCCCGGTTGCCGAGCCTCACCACCGTCAAAGTGCCCGACGGCGTCAACTCGGCTGCCGTCCGTGCCTACCTTCTGGAGAACTTCAGTATGGAAATCGGCTCGGGCGTCGGAGAGTTCGCGGACACGGTGTGGCGCATCGGCATGATGGGCCCGAACGCCAACCCCGCTTCCGTAACCCTGGTGCTCGGCGCGCTGAAAGAGGCCCTCGCCAAAGCCTGA
- a CDS encoding phosphatase PAP2 family protein yields the protein MTTEGKTEGNGAPEQGVTGEVSQDRFVAGQDLTRWKSPAGRILAGGAEKVTSLLGPYAALIITLVAGLAVALSLALVFGEVYESVTEADGVAGLDDPVLAAAKSVRSPALDVAATAYTNIGGTVGMPLIAVGIMIFLATKRRSWTPVILMLAAGLGSLVITLLGKPIFGRSRPDIADAIPPYEHSASFPSGHSLNSIVIAGIVAYLIILRLKTTKARVITVLVASVFAFTMGLSRVYLGHHWLTDVLAAWAIGIAWLALVITAHRLYLTARTRRHSAVAS from the coding sequence GTGACGACTGAAGGAAAAACCGAAGGCAACGGGGCGCCCGAGCAAGGCGTCACGGGCGAAGTCAGCCAGGACCGGTTCGTCGCCGGCCAGGACCTGACGCGCTGGAAATCCCCTGCTGGACGGATATTGGCCGGAGGCGCTGAGAAGGTCACCTCCCTGCTGGGCCCCTACGCAGCACTGATCATCACCCTTGTTGCTGGGCTTGCCGTTGCCTTGTCCCTGGCATTGGTGTTTGGTGAGGTCTATGAGTCCGTGACGGAGGCGGACGGCGTCGCCGGGCTGGATGATCCCGTGCTGGCAGCAGCCAAGAGCGTGCGCTCCCCCGCCTTGGACGTGGCTGCCACGGCATATACGAACATTGGCGGAACGGTAGGCATGCCCCTCATCGCCGTGGGCATCATGATATTCCTCGCCACCAAACGGAGGTCTTGGACTCCTGTGATCCTGATGCTCGCAGCGGGGCTGGGTTCTCTGGTCATCACCCTCCTGGGCAAGCCCATCTTCGGCCGCAGCCGCCCGGACATCGCCGACGCAATTCCACCCTACGAACACTCGGCATCATTCCCCAGCGGCCATTCGCTCAACTCGATTGTGATTGCCGGAATCGTGGCTTACTTGATCATCCTGAGGCTCAAGACCACCAAAGCGAGGGTTATCACCGTGCTGGTCGCGTCGGTGTTCGCCTTCACCATGGGCCTGAGTCGGGTTTACCTTGGCCACCACTGGCTGACGGATGTCTTGGCGGCGTGGGCTATTGGCATCGCTTGGCTGGCGTTGGTCATCACGGCGCATCGCCTCTACCTCACGGCGCGAACGCGCCGTCACAGCGCGGTAGCCTCTTGA
- the uraD gene encoding 2-oxo-4-hydroxy-4-carboxy-5-ureidoimidazoline decarboxylase encodes MELAVFNSVDRDQAIRTLTPCLDISRWVETIVDARPYASVDELLGQAQRAAKPFTAAEVESAMAHHPRIGERPKAQTTEAAMSRSEQAGVDPGDNHTTAALAEGNRAYEEKFGRVFLIRAAGRSAEEILSTLQERITHTPEEEDTIVAGQLREIALLRLSGLISEGANA; translated from the coding sequence ATGGAGCTTGCAGTATTCAACAGTGTTGACCGGGACCAGGCCATCAGGACCCTCACCCCCTGCCTGGATATCAGCCGCTGGGTGGAGACCATCGTGGACGCGCGCCCCTACGCCAGCGTCGACGAACTGCTGGGGCAGGCCCAGCGTGCCGCCAAGCCATTCACAGCGGCCGAGGTGGAGTCCGCTATGGCGCACCACCCCCGAATCGGCGAACGCCCCAAAGCCCAGACCACCGAGGCGGCCATGTCGCGTTCGGAGCAGGCAGGAGTTGATCCCGGCGACAATCACACAACAGCCGCACTCGCCGAGGGCAACCGGGCGTACGAGGAGAAGTTCGGCAGGGTCTTCCTGATTCGTGCTGCCGGTCGCAGCGCCGAGGAAATCCTCAGCACCCTGCAGGAGCGCATCACCCACACCCCTGAAGAAGAAGACACGATCGTGGCTGGCCAGTTGCGGGAGATCGCACTGCTGCGCCTCTCCGGACTGATCAGCGAAGGAGCCAACGCATGA
- the uraH gene encoding hydroxyisourate hydrolase, giving the protein MSVSQVTTHILDTGSGRPAAGVAVVLYVREGDDWTLVAKGETDADGRIKTLGPERIPGGAYRLNFATGAYYEGLGTETFFPEVDLNFTVSDAGEHYHVPLLLSPFAFSTYRGS; this is encoded by the coding sequence ATGAGCGTTTCACAAGTAACAACCCATATTCTCGACACCGGTTCCGGACGCCCGGCGGCGGGTGTCGCCGTCGTACTCTACGTCCGCGAAGGTGACGACTGGACCCTGGTGGCGAAGGGCGAAACCGACGCCGACGGCCGCATCAAAACGCTCGGACCGGAACGGATTCCGGGCGGTGCCTACCGCCTGAACTTCGCCACGGGTGCTTACTACGAAGGCCTGGGCACCGAAACATTCTTCCCGGAAGTGGACTTGAACTTCACAGTCTCCGACGCCGGCGAGCACTACCACGTACCCCTGCTGCTGAGCCCGTTCGCGTTCTCGACGTACCGCGGCAGCTAA
- the purF gene encoding amidophosphoribosyltransferase produces the protein MARGDGKLSHDLLPGEKGPQDACGVFGVWAPGEEVAKLTYYGLYALQHRGQESAGIATSDGKRINVYKDMGLVSQVFDETTLNTLTGHLAVGHCRYSTTGASHWANAQPTLGATATGTVALAHNGNLTNTAELREMILERNDGQLTGEMKQGNTSDTALVTALLEGEERKTLEQTALELLPKIKGGFCFVFMDEGTLYAARDTYGIRPLCLGRLERGWVVASEQAGLATVGASFIREIEPGEFIAIDEDGVRSQRFAEATPAGCVFEYVYLARPDAAIAGRSVYEARVEMGRQLARENTHEADLVIPVPESGTPAAVGYAEQSGIPFAHGFVKNAYVGRTFIQPSQTLRQLGIRLKLNALESVIRGKRIVVVDDSIVRGNTQRAIVRMLREAGAAAVHVKISSPPVQWPCFYGIDFASRAELIANGATIEEISQAIGADSLAYISEDGMIGATQQPRERLCTACFTGKYPIELPHADKLGKNLLERTDLGGLEPAAQTESVDDTEDPADKPGATGCDPGPDAEFENLLTDADRLTDADKKESV, from the coding sequence GTGGCACGTGGCGACGGAAAACTTTCTCATGATCTTCTCCCCGGCGAAAAAGGCCCTCAGGACGCTTGTGGCGTCTTTGGGGTTTGGGCTCCCGGTGAAGAAGTAGCAAAACTCACCTATTACGGGCTGTATGCGCTGCAGCACCGCGGACAAGAATCGGCTGGTATTGCTACCAGTGACGGCAAGCGCATCAATGTCTATAAGGACATGGGCCTTGTGTCCCAGGTCTTCGATGAGACAACCCTGAACACCCTTACCGGGCACCTGGCCGTTGGCCACTGCCGGTACTCCACCACCGGTGCAAGCCACTGGGCCAATGCGCAGCCCACCCTGGGCGCTACCGCAACAGGCACTGTTGCCCTGGCCCACAACGGCAACCTGACCAACACCGCTGAACTCCGGGAAATGATCCTGGAGCGCAACGACGGCCAGCTGACTGGTGAAATGAAGCAGGGCAACACCTCGGACACCGCACTGGTGACCGCTCTCCTTGAGGGCGAAGAGCGAAAGACCCTGGAGCAGACCGCACTGGAGCTGCTGCCCAAGATCAAGGGTGGCTTCTGCTTCGTCTTCATGGATGAAGGAACCCTCTACGCAGCCCGCGATACGTACGGCATCCGCCCGCTGTGTCTGGGCCGCCTGGAGCGCGGCTGGGTTGTCGCCTCTGAGCAAGCCGGCTTGGCTACTGTTGGCGCCAGCTTCATCCGTGAGATCGAGCCCGGCGAATTCATTGCCATCGACGAGGACGGCGTCCGTTCGCAGCGCTTCGCCGAGGCAACTCCCGCCGGCTGTGTCTTCGAGTACGTTTACCTCGCCCGCCCGGATGCTGCCATTGCCGGCCGCTCCGTGTACGAGGCCCGTGTTGAGATGGGCCGCCAGTTGGCCCGCGAAAACACGCATGAGGCAGACCTCGTCATTCCGGTTCCCGAGTCCGGTACCCCCGCGGCTGTTGGTTACGCTGAGCAGTCCGGCATCCCGTTCGCGCACGGCTTCGTCAAGAACGCGTACGTGGGCCGCACCTTCATCCAGCCCTCGCAGACGCTGCGCCAGCTGGGTATCCGGCTCAAGCTCAACGCCTTGGAATCCGTGATCCGTGGCAAGCGCATTGTTGTAGTTGATGACTCGATCGTCCGCGGCAACACGCAGCGTGCCATTGTTCGGATGCTCCGCGAAGCCGGTGCCGCAGCAGTGCACGTCAAGATTTCCTCACCCCCGGTTCAGTGGCCTTGCTTCTACGGCATCGACTTCGCGTCCCGCGCGGAACTCATCGCCAACGGCGCCACCATCGAGGAGATCTCCCAGGCTATCGGCGCTGACTCGCTGGCCTACATCTCCGAGGACGGCATGATCGGCGCTACCCAGCAGCCGCGCGAGCGCCTCTGCACGGCCTGTTTCACCGGCAAATACCCCATCGAGCTGCCGCACGCGGACAAGTTGGGCAAGAACCTGCTGGAGCGCACCGATCTTGGTGGCCTGGAACCGGCCGCCCAGACCGAGTCCGTGGACGATACCGAGGACCCTGCCGACAAGCCGGGTGCCACGGGTTGCGATCCCGGACCTGACGCTGAATTCGAAAACCTGCTTACCGACGCTGATCGTTTGACCGACGCCGACAAGAAAGAGTCTGTATGA
- the purM gene encoding phosphoribosylformylglycinamidine cyclo-ligase, whose product MSSATPAAENNSGITYASAGVDVEAGDRAVELMKGAIKATHNTSVIGGVGGFAGLYDVSKLLTYKKPLLATSTDGVGTKVAIAQAMDIHDTIGFDLVGMVVDDIVVVGAEPLYMTDYIACGKVVPERIADIVRGIAAACSVAGTALVGGETAEHPGLLGEHEYDVAGAATGIVEADALLGPDRVRAGDVVIGMASSGLHSNGYSLVRRVINHAGWALDRQVSELGRTLGEELLEPTRVYAADCLDLARTFPVHSANAVHGFSHVTGGGLAANLARVLPQGLVATVDRNTWELPAIFKLVSELGNVPLADLERTLNLGVGMVAIVSAEAADAAVARLNDRGLPSWVMGTVSADSDSSDKTGPDYVQGAKGVDGGAVRLVNAYA is encoded by the coding sequence ATGAGCTCCGCAACACCCGCCGCTGAGAACAATTCCGGTATCACCTACGCCTCCGCGGGTGTCGACGTCGAAGCGGGAGACCGCGCCGTCGAACTCATGAAGGGCGCCATCAAGGCGACCCACAACACCTCGGTGATTGGCGGCGTCGGCGGTTTCGCTGGCCTGTACGACGTCTCAAAGCTGCTGACCTACAAGAAGCCGCTGCTGGCAACCTCCACGGACGGTGTTGGCACCAAGGTGGCCATTGCCCAGGCCATGGACATCCACGACACCATCGGTTTCGACCTGGTGGGCATGGTGGTGGACGACATCGTTGTGGTGGGTGCTGAGCCGCTCTACATGACCGACTACATCGCCTGCGGCAAGGTTGTCCCGGAGCGCATCGCTGACATTGTGCGCGGTATCGCAGCGGCTTGCTCCGTTGCCGGCACCGCACTGGTTGGCGGCGAAACCGCCGAGCACCCCGGCCTTCTGGGCGAGCACGAATACGATGTGGCAGGTGCCGCCACCGGCATCGTCGAGGCCGACGCCCTGCTGGGCCCGGACCGCGTCCGCGCCGGCGACGTCGTGATCGGCATGGCCTCCTCCGGCCTGCACTCCAACGGTTACTCCCTGGTCCGCCGCGTCATCAACCACGCCGGTTGGGCCCTGGACCGCCAGGTGTCCGAACTCGGACGCACCTTGGGCGAGGAACTTCTGGAGCCCACCCGCGTTTACGCAGCCGACTGCCTGGACCTGGCCCGCACCTTCCCGGTGCACTCGGCCAACGCGGTTCACGGCTTCAGCCACGTCACCGGCGGCGGCCTGGCAGCCAACCTCGCACGCGTCCTCCCGCAGGGCCTGGTGGCCACGGTTGACCGCAACACCTGGGAACTGCCCGCCATCTTCAAACTGGTTTCCGAGCTGGGCAACGTTCCGCTGGCCGACCTGGAGCGCACGCTGAACCTTGGCGTGGGCATGGTTGCCATTGTTTCGGCCGAAGCAGCAGACGCCGCAGTGGCCCGCCTCAACGACCGCGGCCTGCCGTCCTGGGTGATGGGCACCGTTTCCGCGGACTCTGACTCGAGCGACAAGACCGGTCCGGACTACGTCCAGGGTGCCAAGGGCGTCGACGGCGGCGCTGTCCGTTTGGTGAACGCCTACGCCTAA
- a CDS encoding VOC family protein codes for MSSRKHYASGEPCWADLQTRDVAAAKTFYGQVFGWTFKDLPTPDGRSYAQAFVKDQLVAVIAPQNPRQEAAGTHGQWNIYLSATDTDEIAGDAVHAGGKLQFGPEPVADTGVLAFIEPPGGGTTGIWQAGTHTGSHLFNEPGALAWAELLTPEPQAAVAFFQQLFRHEVTEYPQDDGGSYSTLMVNGDEVAGVVPADEGDDAGWQIYFGVADVRTAAEAAVEAGGELLVEPEDKPETGSLATIRDPQGGVLSLIQV; via the coding sequence ATGAGCTCCCGCAAGCATTACGCCAGTGGTGAGCCGTGCTGGGCCGACCTTCAGACGAGGGACGTCGCGGCAGCCAAGACCTTCTACGGGCAGGTGTTTGGCTGGACCTTCAAGGACCTGCCCACCCCGGACGGCCGCAGCTATGCGCAGGCGTTCGTCAAGGATCAGCTGGTGGCCGTCATTGCGCCGCAAAATCCGAGGCAGGAGGCCGCTGGCACGCATGGCCAGTGGAACATCTATTTATCGGCCACTGACACCGACGAGATTGCCGGGGACGCGGTCCACGCTGGTGGCAAGCTTCAGTTCGGTCCCGAGCCCGTTGCGGACACGGGAGTCCTGGCGTTCATTGAACCTCCGGGCGGTGGGACCACCGGGATCTGGCAAGCCGGAACCCACACAGGTAGTCATTTGTTCAACGAGCCAGGGGCGTTGGCGTGGGCTGAACTATTGACGCCTGAGCCGCAGGCCGCCGTCGCGTTTTTCCAGCAGCTTTTCAGGCACGAAGTCACTGAATATCCCCAGGACGACGGCGGCAGCTACAGCACGTTGATGGTCAACGGTGACGAAGTGGCCGGCGTTGTTCCTGCCGATGAGGGTGATGACGCCGGCTGGCAAATTTACTTTGGCGTAGCGGATGTGCGCACAGCAGCTGAGGCGGCCGTGGAAGCCGGGGGAGAGCTTCTGGTGGAGCCGGAAGACAAGCCTGAGACGGGCTCCCTCGCTACCATCCGGGATCCGCAAGGCGGGGTACTGAGCCTGATTCAGGTCTAG
- a CDS encoding VOC family protein has protein sequence MPEVQSYQQGTPCWVDLSSTDIDVSKKFYSDLFGWELDAMDAGNGMTYYMAKLHGRYVAGMMQHQPDAPEGMPSYWANYLAVDSADEAARRVEAAGGTLLSPPDSVPNGSGRMFFATDPTGAQIGFWEAGSHPGSGLVNEPGAMIWNELQTNDVPKAVAFYEAVTGCSSETGPAGELQEYTSLLVSGRRIAGALKLPIEGLSPFWMTYFNVVDIDSSVEQAVELGSHVIAPAFDVAGVGRMAVLMDPAGAAFSIMTGLTA, from the coding sequence ATGCCGGAGGTCCAGAGTTATCAGCAGGGAACACCGTGTTGGGTGGACCTGTCCTCCACCGACATTGATGTTTCCAAGAAGTTTTACAGCGACCTCTTCGGATGGGAGCTGGACGCCATGGATGCTGGAAATGGCATGACTTATTACATGGCCAAACTCCACGGCCGCTACGTGGCCGGGATGATGCAGCACCAGCCTGATGCACCCGAGGGAATGCCCTCCTATTGGGCAAATTACCTTGCTGTTGATTCCGCGGACGAGGCAGCCCGGAGAGTAGAGGCAGCTGGCGGCACCCTTCTTTCTCCTCCGGATTCGGTTCCTAACGGCAGCGGCCGTATGTTCTTCGCCACAGATCCCACCGGTGCCCAGATCGGTTTCTGGGAGGCGGGCAGCCATCCCGGGTCGGGTCTGGTCAATGAGCCGGGAGCCATGATTTGGAATGAACTGCAGACAAATGATGTCCCCAAAGCCGTAGCCTTCTATGAAGCTGTGACCGGGTGCAGCAGCGAAACCGGGCCAGCCGGTGAGCTGCAGGAGTACACCAGCCTGCTGGTGAGTGGGAGACGTATTGCCGGTGCGCTCAAGCTGCCCATTGAGGGGCTGTCACCGTTCTGGATGACGTACTTCAACGTGGTGGATATTGACTCCTCGGTGGAGCAGGCCGTTGAGTTGGGGAGCCACGTGATCGCCCCGGCCTTTGACGTAGCGGGAGTTGGACGAATGGCAGTTCTCATGGACCCTGCGGGCGCAGCGTTCAGCATCATGACAGGTTTGACGGCATGA
- a CDS encoding DUF3073 domain-containing protein, translating to MGRGRQKAKATKQARDIKYYSPNTDYSALERELTGPSSRVKSHFPDDPPEPDYSAYEDKYAEDDDDEVDTRRIG from the coding sequence ATGGGGCGCGGCCGTCAAAAGGCAAAAGCTACCAAGCAGGCTCGGGATATTAAGTACTACTCCCCGAACACTGACTATTCGGCACTTGAGCGGGAGCTCACGGGTCCGTCCAGTCGTGTAAAGAGCCACTTCCCCGACGATCCCCCGGAGCCGGACTATTCGGCCTACGAGGATAAGTACGCGGAAGATGACGACGACGAGGTAGACACCCGTCGGATCGGATAG
- a CDS encoding septum formation family protein → MSQDNTSPRDGSPRDQGEDGVPSAPQTPPSPGQQPPAAPWAPPSGLQPDPAPELDPDFVPNPAEQPDPALPPADADSGKDGAAPIYAGSQPYQGQQPGSQPYQGQQPYAQPSYSGQQPYTSEQPYPGQQWPAPDGQPEPHGDPIKRQRLVIGGIVVGVLILIGVVIWVLLNLLGTRPEAAVSTPSAAPTAGPLPRDAEAKDFQVGDCFSDFDANSSKARTVACDTEHSAQLGAVFSYAADESFPGTNALRDKGREVCKDVKLNEAADNYVLLQQNVYPSTTSWDRGDRRVDCFIVVDSGNTIKEDLLKK, encoded by the coding sequence ATGAGCCAGGACAACACTTCACCCCGCGATGGTTCACCACGCGATCAAGGCGAGGATGGAGTACCTTCCGCGCCCCAAACGCCGCCGTCACCAGGCCAACAACCGCCAGCAGCTCCTTGGGCGCCGCCGTCAGGCCTTCAACCGGATCCCGCCCCTGAGCTTGACCCGGATTTTGTGCCCAACCCGGCAGAGCAGCCCGACCCCGCGCTGCCACCCGCGGATGCAGACTCAGGCAAAGACGGCGCCGCACCCATTTACGCGGGCTCACAGCCTTACCAGGGCCAGCAGCCGGGCTCACAGCCTTACCAGGGCCAGCAGCCGTACGCACAGCCGTCCTATTCAGGCCAACAGCCGTACACCAGCGAGCAACCTTATCCAGGACAACAATGGCCGGCCCCGGATGGTCAGCCGGAACCTCACGGAGACCCCATCAAGCGTCAACGTTTGGTGATCGGCGGGATCGTCGTGGGCGTTCTCATACTTATTGGTGTTGTCATCTGGGTTTTGCTGAACCTGCTGGGGACGCGCCCTGAAGCGGCCGTGTCTACGCCCAGCGCGGCCCCCACAGCCGGGCCGCTCCCCCGCGACGCGGAGGCCAAGGACTTCCAAGTGGGCGACTGCTTCTCAGACTTTGATGCCAACTCTTCAAAGGCCAGAACCGTTGCCTGCGACACGGAGCACTCCGCCCAACTGGGTGCCGTCTTTAGCTATGCGGCTGATGAGTCCTTCCCGGGAACCAACGCCCTGAGGGACAAGGGACGCGAGGTTTGCAAAGACGTGAAGCTCAACGAGGCGGCCGACAACTACGTACTGCTCCAGCAGAACGTCTACCCGAGCACCACTAGTTGGGATCGGGGCGACCGCCGCGTTGATTGCTTCATCGTGGTGGATTCAGGCAACACCATCAAGGAAGATCTCCTCAAGAAGTAG